A window of the Planococcus citri chromosome 4, ihPlaCitr1.1, whole genome shotgun sequence genome harbors these coding sequences:
- the LOC135845949 gene encoding protein yellow-like, with protein MESQNLAILVVLLGLVCLTAAATNSLQERFSWKIVDFEFPSEDARNEAIRNGEFIPENNLPLGLERWRNKLFVTLPQWKSGTAATLTYIDLDATTEQSPKLKPYPNWEANQIRRNNGVSKIANVFRVNVDVCDRLWLVDAGVINLLGKIEVIHAPKIQAYDLTTDKLILDYPLPKTAYKDESFFANIIVDVSKEDCNNAYVYLADIMTYSLVVYHLASNDAWRVSHYYFHFDPLSTNYNIGGINFQWHDGIFGLALSSPKADGSKLLYFHPMASTKEFAVSTQVIQNKTVASDQYHSYKLLGCRGRKSESSAESFDDKTGVLFYTLVQKDAVGCWNSKKNYTTDNNAIIASDSTTMSFPNDLKVDKNGTLWVLTDRLPNFMYSKLNYDDVNFRIFSASTEQAIKGTVCDNSSSRLAAVSLLVFVVAGFVHTFVSI; from the exons ATGGAATCCCAAAATCTCGCCATTCTAGTCGTTTTATTGGGTCTCGTTTGCTTGACCGCAGCAGCCACCAATAGCCTGCAAGAGAGATTCAGCTGGAAAATCGTCGATTTCGAGTTCCCCAGCGAAGATGCTCGAAATGAAGCCATCCGAAATGGAGAATTCATCCCGGAGAACAACCTGCCTTTGGGTTTGGAACGTTGGAGGAATAAGTTATTCGTCACGCTTCCTCAATGGAAATCAGGAACAGCGGCCACGTTAACTTATATCGATTTAGATG CCACCACCGAGCAATCACCCAAGCTAAAACCGTATCCAAACTGGGAAGCAAATCAAATCCGCCGAAACAACGGAGTTAGCAAAATAGCCAATGTTTTTCGCGTCAACGTAGACGTTTGCGATCGTCTATGGCTCGTCGACGCCGGAGTGATCAATTTGTTGGGTAAAATCGAGGTCATTCACGCGCCAAAAATCCAAGCTTACGACCTGACTACCGATAAGTTGATCTTGGATTATCCTTTGCCCAAGACCGCGTACAAGGATGAAAGTTTCTTCGCCAATATCATCGTCGATGTTTCAAAGGAAGACTGTAACAACGCCTACGTGTACTTGGCTGACATTATGACCTATTCTTTGGTAGTTTATCATTTGGCTAGCAACGATGCTTGGAGAGTATCCCACTACTACTTCCATTTCGATCCGTTGTCCACCAACTATAACATAG GTGGAATTAACTTCCAATGGCACGATGGTATTTTCGGTCTGGCTCTATCTTCGCCCAAAGCCGACGGCTCCAAGTTACTCTACTTCCATCCGATGGCATCTACCAAAGAGTTCGCCGTATCTACTCAAGTCATTCAAAACAAAACCGTCGCCTCGGACCAATACCATTCGTACAAATTGCTCGGATGTCGTGGAAGGAAATCCGAATCGTCTGCCGAATCATTCGACGATAAAACTGGAGTACTTTTCTACACTCTAGTCCAAAAGGACGCTGTCGGTTGTTGGAATTCGAAGAAAAACTACACGACCGATAATAACGCCATCATTGCCAGCGACTCGACCACCATGTCGTTCCCTAACGATTTAAAGGTCGATAAAAATGGTACATTGTGGGTGCTGACCGATCGATTGCCCAATTTCATGTACTCCAAGTTGAACTACGACGATGTTAACTTTAGAATATTTAGCGCGTCGACCGAACAGGCGATCAAAGGAACTGTCTGTGATAACTCTTC tTCCAGACTCGCAGCTGTCAGTTTGCTGGTGTTCGTTGTAGCTGGATTCGTGCATACTTTCGTCAGCatctag